In Gammaproteobacteria bacterium, the sequence GATGAAACCGAACCGCGGGACATCATTGATGCCAAAATGACAGGCGTCATCCCAGCGGCAAAGCTCTATCCGGCGGGGGCGACAACAAACTCACAGTTTGGTGTCACACACCTCCGACGGTTATACGGCGTCTTGGAGACCATGCAGGAACATGGTCTGGTACTGTGCGTGCATGGCGAAGTTGTCGATGACGCAATCGATATTTTCGATCGCGAAAAGGTATTCATTGACCAAGTGCTCAAGCCTCTGACTCAGGACTTCCCGGCACTCCGGATTGTGTTCGAACACATCACCACTCGTGACGCGGTCGAATTCGTTGAAAGTGCTCCCGACAATGTGGCCGCCACAATCACCCCACATCACTTGCTCTACGATCGAAATCACATGCTGGTTGGCGGCCTACGTCCTCACCTCTACTGCTTGCCGATTCTCAAGCGGTCAAATCATCGTGAGGCGCTTATCAAGGCTGCAACATCCGGCAACCCAAGGTTTTTTCTCGGCTCTGACAGCGCACCACACCCCCGCCACAAAAAAGAATCTGCCTGCGGTTGTGCCGGCATTTACAGTGCGCATGCAGCCATTGAGTTTTATGCAGAAGTCTTTGAGCAGGAAAACGCGCTCGACAAGTTGGAAGGTTTTGCCAGTGAATTTGGGGCGCGTTTTTATGGTCTGCCGCTCAATCAAGACTATATCGTACTGGAAAAGACAAGCTGGAAAATACCGGCAGCACTGCATTTTGATGAACACGTCGTCGTGCCGCTCAAGGCGGACGAATATGTGGCCTGGAAATTGGGGGACGAAATCTGAATGGGCCAGCGCCAACCATCGTGCTTGTCGGAAATGGCAGGCTTGGTGCCGCGTGGCGCTATGAGCTTAACAAGCTCGGTGTCTCCCTATCGCAATCACGGCTTGATCCGACGTATGGTCTGACTGATATTCGGGGCACCATTGACCACCTCATCGTCATCATTGCTAACCGACACAGAACGGGTCAGCCGAAATGGTCCTGGCGCTCCATCTTGAAAGGACTTGGCCAACAAGTTGAACGACGGCAGCTCACGATCACACATTTGACGCTCGTCAGCAGCACCCGCGTCTACGACGGGGTGACCTCAGGTATTGTGACTGCGGCCACGCCAGCTTGTCCTCAGTCAGAACAGGGACTTGGGCTGTTTATTGCCGAATCGCTGGCGCGCCGTATCGCAAAGTATTCGCATATCGTGCGAGCCTCCGGCCTGTACGGGCCAAACTACCCAACCTATCAAGCCATACTCAAGCGCAGCGCTGATAGACCTCGTTTTGGTGTGCACGAAACAGTAGTCAAACAAACCTTGACTGAGCTCCTAACAACGCCAATTTTCGACCATACAATCGACCTTCTTACCGACGGATTTTGTTACTACGGAGATCAACGTTACAAGGTGCCACACCACCCATTCATTGCGCAACTTGCGACACAGCACCGGATCTTGATGCGAAGCCGAGTGGTTGGCTGAAGTTTTCACCAATCTTGCCGAAACTGCCAAAGTGTTTCGTTCAGTCTCGGTTCACGTCAACTATGCTTTCATAATGATTGAGAGAACTGCCACAAGCGGAGTTGGCCATGCACCTAAAATCAACTTTCTTCACAATCCTTGCGATCATCGCGCTTGCGCTGTCAAGCGCCCATGCCGATGACTGGGACGACGAATGGGATGACGACTTCGATCGCGATGCCATCGCCAGACTCGTGGCCCCCATCGCGCTTTACCCAGATGCGATAGTGTCGCAAATCCTAGTGGCGGCTACCTACCCTCTCGAAGTGGTTGAAGCGGCTCGGTGGCTCAAAAAACACCCTCATTATCGCGGACAACGAGCGGTTGAAGCCGCCAAGGCACAAGGCTGGGATCCCAGCGTGCAGTCGCTCGTGGCCTTCCCGGAACTCCTGCAACGTATGAGCCAGAATTTACGCTGGTTGCAGCGACTGGGTGAAGCTTTCCTCACCGATGAAGCGGAAGTCCTCGCGGTTATCCAGGATTTGCGTCAGCAGGCCGATCAGGCAGGTCGCCTGG encodes:
- a CDS encoding dihydroorotase; this translates as MPQRTNPTRLKIRRPDDWHVHLRDGALLDMVVQHSARQFGRVLVMPNLVPPIRSAAEALAYRERILRALAPEARLQPMMTLYLTDETEPRDIIDAKMTGVIPAAKLYPAGATTNSQFGVTHLRRLYGVLETMQEHGLVLCVHGEVVDDAIDIFDREKVFIDQVLKPLTQDFPALRIVFEHITTRDAVEFVESAPDNVAATITPHHLLYDRNHMLVGGLRPHLYCLPILKRSNHREALIKAATSGNPRFFLGSDSAPHPRHKKESACGCAGIYSAHAAIEFYAEVFEQENALDKLEGFASEFGARFYGLPLNQDYIVLEKTSWKIPAALHFDEHVVVPLKADEYVAWKLGDEI